The Opisthocomus hoazin isolate bOpiHoa1 chromosome 32, bOpiHoa1.hap1, whole genome shotgun sequence genome includes a window with the following:
- the DDX23 gene encoding putative ATP-dependent RNA helicase DDX23 isoform X1: protein MAGELADKKERDASPVKEERKRSRSPERDRDRDRDRKASPTKDRKRHRSRDRRRSSRSRSRSRSKSAERDRRHKERDRDRGKKEREREKDGHRRDKDRKRSSLSPSRGKDSKSRKERDARKAEEEEENALKKEKAQPLSLEELLAKKKAEEEAEAKPKFLSKAEREAEALRRRQQEVEERQRLLEEERKKRKQFQDMGRKMLEDPQERERRERRERMERETNGTEDEEGRQKIREEKDKSKELHAIKERYLGGVKKRRRTRHLNDRKFVFEWDASEDTSIDYNPLYKERHQVQLLGRGFIAGIDLKQQKREQSRFYGDLMEKRRTLEEKEQEEARLRKLRKKEAKQRWDDRHWSQKKLDEMTDRDWRIFREDYSITTKGGKIPNPIRSWKDSSLPPHILEVIDKCGYKEPTPIQRQAIPIGLQNRDIIGVAETGSGKTAAFLIPLLVWITTLPKIDRIEESDQGPYAIILAPTRELAQQIEEETIKFGKPLGIRTVAVIGGISREDQGFRLRMGCEIVIATPGRLIDVLENRYLVLSRCTYVVLDEADRMIDMGFEPDVQKILEHMPVTNQKPDTDEAEDPEKMLANFESGKHKYRQTVMFTATMPPAVERLARSYLRRPAVVYIGSAGKPHERVEQKVFLMSESEKRKKLLAILEQGFDPPIIIFVNQKKGCDVLAKSLEKMGYNACTLHGGKGQEQREFALSNLKAGAKDILVATDVAGRGIDIHDVSMVVNYDMAKNIEDYIHRIGRTGRAGKSGVAITFLTKEDSTVFYDLKQAILESPVSSCPPELANHPDAQHKPGTILTKKRREETIFA from the exons ATGGCCGGGGAGCTGGCGGACAAGAAGGAGCGGGACGCGTCCCCCgtgaaggaggagaggaagcGCTCCCGCTCCCCGGAgagggaccgggaccgggaccgggaccgcaAGGCCTCCCCCACCAAGGACAGGAAGCGGCACCGGTCCCGGGACAGGAGGCGAAGCAGCCGGTCGCGGTCCCGCTCCCGCTCCAAATCGGCGGAGAG GGATCGCCGGCACAAAGAGCGCGACCGGGACCGGGGGAAgaaggagcgggagcgggagaaGGATGGGCACCGTCGGGACAAGGACAGGAAACGCTCGAG CTTGTCCCCGAGCAGGGGCAAGGACTCGAAGTCGCGGAAGGAGCGGGACGCCCggaaagcagaggaggaggaggagaatgccctgaagaaggagaag GCCCAGCCGCTGTCGTTGGAGGAGCTGCTGGCGAAGAAGAAGGCCGAAGAGGAGGCAGAAGCCAAG cccaAGTTCCTGTCCAAGGCGGAGCGGGAGGCCGAGGCCttgcggcggcggcagcaggaggtggaggagcggcagcggctgctggaggaggagaggaagaagaggaagcagTTCCAGGACATGGGGAGGAAGATGCTGG aAGACCCCCAGGAGCGTGAGCGCAGGGAGCGCCGCGAGCGCATGGAGCGGGAGACCAACGGCACGGAGGACGAGGAGGGCAGGCAGAAGATCCGGGAGGAGAAAGATAAGAGCAAAGAGCTCCACGCCATCAAG GAGCGTTACCTGGGAGGGGTGAAGAAGCGGAGACGCACGCGGCACCTCAACGACCGCAAGTTCGTCTTCGAGTGGGACGCGTCGGAAGACACCTCCATCGACTACAACCCGCT CTACAAGGAGCGGCAccaagtgcagctgctgggccgGGGCTTCATCGCGGGGATCGACCTGAAGCAGCAGAAACGGGAACAGTCACGGTTCTACGGGGACCTGATGGAGAAGAGGCGGACgctggaggagaaggagcaggagga GGCTCGGCTGCGGAAGCTGCGGAAGAAGGAGGCCAAGCAGCGCTGGGACGACCGGCACTGGTCCCAGAAGAAGCTGGACGAGATGACGGACAGGGACTGGCGCATCTTCCGCGAGGACTACAGCATCACCACCAAGGGGGGCAAGATCCCCAACCCCATCCGCTCCTGGAAGGACTCCTCGCTGCCGCCCCACATCCTGGAGGTCATCGACAAGTGCGGCTACAAG GAGCCCACCCCCATCCAGCGCCAGGCCATCCCCATCGGCCTGCAGAACCGCGACATCATCGGCGTGGCCGAGACCGGCAGCGGCAAAACCGCGGCCTTCCTCATCCCGCTGCTGGTGTGGATCACCACCCTGCCCAAGATCGACCG GATTGAGGAGTCGGACCAGGGTCCCTACGCTATCATCCTGGCCCCCACCCGAGAGCTGGCCCAGCAGATCGAGGAGGAAACCATCAAGTTTGGGAAGCCCCTGGGCATCCGCACGGTGGCCGTGATCGGAGGCATCTCCCGCGAGGACCAAGGCTTCCGGCTTCGCATGGGCTGCGAG ATTGTCATCGCCACGCCGGGGCGTCTCATCGACGTGCTGGAGAACCGGTACCTGGTGCTGAGCCGCTGCACCTACGTGGTGCTGGACGAGGCGGATCGCATGATCGACATGGGCTTCGAGCCCGACGTGCAGAAGATCCTGGAGCACATGCCCGTCACCAACCAAAAACCCGACACCGACGAGGCCGAGGACCCCGAGAAGATGTTGGCCAACTTCGAGTCAGGGAAGCACAAGTACAGACAG ACCGTCATGTTCACGGCCACCATGCCGCCGGCGGTGGAGCGCCTGGCCCGCAGCTACCTCCGGCGCCCGGCCGTGGTCTACATCGGCTCCGCCGGCAAACCCCACGAGCGGGTGGAgcagaaggtcttcctcatgtcgGAGTCGGAGAAGAG GAAGAAGCTGTTGGCCATCCTGGAGCAGGGCTTCGACCCGCCCATCATCATCTTCGTCAACCAGAAGAAGGGCTGCGACGTGCTGGCGAAATCCCTGGAGAAGATGGGG TACAACGCCTGCACCCTGCACGGCGGCAAAGGCCAGGAGCAGCGGGAGTTCGCCCTCTCCAACCTGAAGGCCGGGGCCAAGGACATCCTGGTGGCCACCGACGTGGCCGGACGAGGCATCGACATCCACGACGTCTCCATGGTCGTCAACTACGACATGGCCAAGAACATCGAGG ATTACATCCACCGCATCGGGCGGACGGGCCGAGCAGGGAAGAGCGGCGTAGCCATCACCTTCCTCACCAAGGAGGACTCCACCGTCTTCTACGACCTGAAGCAGGCCATCCTGGAGAGCCCCGTGTCCTCCTGCCCGCCCGAGCTGGCCAACCACCCCGACGCCCAGCACAAGCCGGGCACCATCCTCACCAAGAAGCGGCGGGAGGAAACCATCTTCGCCTGA
- the LOC142365211 gene encoding dynein regulatory complex subunit 2-like — MAGERRPRAAAPAAGEDGLLLLQSQALAQEEAAKAKGEMLARFLKDKLPEEEQSSALNLRKLRTQWRAVLREAKAEELREDVEILSRTFARVMACKDSVIEASEGRGGRPRGPPLNPPTPTSTVPGRRPGAGGGAAWPGAAQPPPQHRPPAAAPALPPELPGAGLRCPAGGPDGRV, encoded by the exons ATGGCAGGGGAGCGTCGGCCGCGGGCGgcagcccccgcggcgggggaggacgggctcctgctgctgcagagccaggcgCTGGCCCAGGAGGAAGCGGCCAAGGCCAAGGGGGAGATGCTCGCCCGGTTCCTGAAG GACAAGCTGCCcgaggaggagcagagcagcgcCCTGAACCTCCGCAAGCTCCGCACCCAGTGGCGAGCGGTGCTGCGGGAGGCCAAGGCCGAGGAGCTGCGCGAGGACGTCGAGATCCTCAGCCGGACCTTCGCGCGGGTGATGGCCTGCAAGGACAGCGTCATCGAGGCGagcgaggggcggggggggcggccccggggcccaCCGCTGAACCCCCCCACCCCGACCTCCACAGTCCCTGGCCGCAGACCTGGAGCAGGCGGAGGAGCAGCATGGCCAGGCGCTGCGCAGCCACCTCCACAACATCGACcgcctgctgcagctccagcgctGCCGCctgagctgcctggagcagggctgcggtgccCAGCTGGAGGCCCTGATGGCAGAGTTTGA
- the RND1 gene encoding rho-related GTP-binding protein Rho6 — translation MRERRAVPAAPARCKLVLVGDVQCGKTAMLQVLAKDCYPETYVPTVFENYTACLASEEQRVELSLWDTSGSPYYDNVRPLCYSDSDAVLLCFDVSRPETLDSASKKWKSEILDYCPETRVLLIGCKTDLRTDLSTLMELSHQKQAPISYEQGCAAARQLGAESYLECSAFTSEKSVHSIFRTVSGICLSRAPPHPPRSPPRSLSKRLLHLPSRSELISSAFKKEKAKSCSVM, via the exons ATGCGGGAGCGGAGAGCGGtaccggcggccccggcccgctgCAAGCTGGTGCTGGTGGGCGACGTGCAGTGCGGCAAGACGGCCATGCTGCAGGTGCTGGCCAAGGACTGCTACCCCGAG ACCTACGTGCCCACCGTCTTTGAGAACTACACGGCGTGTCTGGCCAGCGAGGAGCAGCGGGTGGAGCTGAGCCTCTGGGACACCTCCG GCTCGCCCTACTACGACAACGTGCGTCCCCTCTGCTACAGCGACTCGGACGCCGTCCTGCTCTGCTTCGACGTCAGCCGCCCCGAGACCCTCGACAGCGCGTCcaagaag tgGAAGTCGGAGATCCTGGATTATTGCCCCGAGACGCGGGTGCTGCTCATCGGCTGCAAGACGGACCTGCGGACGGACCTGAGCACCCTGATGGAGCTCTCCCACCAGAAGCAGGCACCCATCTCCTACGAGCAG GGCTGCGCGGCGGCCAGGCAGCTGGGAGCCGAGAGCTACCTGGAGTGCTCGGCCTTCACCTCGGAGAAGAGCGTCCACAGCATCTTCCGGACCGTGTCCGGCATCTGCCTCAGCagagcccccccgcaccccccccggagccccccccgcAGCCTCTCCAAGAGACTCCTGCACCTCCCCAGCCGCTCTGAGCTCATCTCCTCTGCCTtcaagaaggaaaaagcaaaaagctgCTCTGTCATGTGA
- the DDX23 gene encoding putative ATP-dependent RNA helicase DDX23 isoform X2, which produces MAGELADKKERDASPVKEERKRSRSPERDRDRDRDRKASPTKDRKRHRSRDRRRSSRSRSRSRSKSAERDRRHKERDRDRGKKEREREKDGHRRDKDRKRSSLSPSRGKDSKSRKERDARKAEEEEENALKKEKAQPLSLEELLAKKKAEEEAEAKPKFLSKAEREAEALRRRQQEVEERQRLLEEERKKRKQFQDMGRKMLDPQERERRERRERMERETNGTEDEEGRQKIREEKDKSKELHAIKERYLGGVKKRRRTRHLNDRKFVFEWDASEDTSIDYNPLYKERHQVQLLGRGFIAGIDLKQQKREQSRFYGDLMEKRRTLEEKEQEEARLRKLRKKEAKQRWDDRHWSQKKLDEMTDRDWRIFREDYSITTKGGKIPNPIRSWKDSSLPPHILEVIDKCGYKEPTPIQRQAIPIGLQNRDIIGVAETGSGKTAAFLIPLLVWITTLPKIDRIEESDQGPYAIILAPTRELAQQIEEETIKFGKPLGIRTVAVIGGISREDQGFRLRMGCEIVIATPGRLIDVLENRYLVLSRCTYVVLDEADRMIDMGFEPDVQKILEHMPVTNQKPDTDEAEDPEKMLANFESGKHKYRQTVMFTATMPPAVERLARSYLRRPAVVYIGSAGKPHERVEQKVFLMSESEKRKKLLAILEQGFDPPIIIFVNQKKGCDVLAKSLEKMGYNACTLHGGKGQEQREFALSNLKAGAKDILVATDVAGRGIDIHDVSMVVNYDMAKNIEDYIHRIGRTGRAGKSGVAITFLTKEDSTVFYDLKQAILESPVSSCPPELANHPDAQHKPGTILTKKRREETIFA; this is translated from the exons ATGGCCGGGGAGCTGGCGGACAAGAAGGAGCGGGACGCGTCCCCCgtgaaggaggagaggaagcGCTCCCGCTCCCCGGAgagggaccgggaccgggaccgggaccgcaAGGCCTCCCCCACCAAGGACAGGAAGCGGCACCGGTCCCGGGACAGGAGGCGAAGCAGCCGGTCGCGGTCCCGCTCCCGCTCCAAATCGGCGGAGAG GGATCGCCGGCACAAAGAGCGCGACCGGGACCGGGGGAAgaaggagcgggagcgggagaaGGATGGGCACCGTCGGGACAAGGACAGGAAACGCTCGAG CTTGTCCCCGAGCAGGGGCAAGGACTCGAAGTCGCGGAAGGAGCGGGACGCCCggaaagcagaggaggaggaggagaatgccctgaagaaggagaag GCCCAGCCGCTGTCGTTGGAGGAGCTGCTGGCGAAGAAGAAGGCCGAAGAGGAGGCAGAAGCCAAG cccaAGTTCCTGTCCAAGGCGGAGCGGGAGGCCGAGGCCttgcggcggcggcagcaggaggtggaggagcggcagcggctgctggaggaggagaggaagaagaggaagcagTTCCAGGACATGGGGAGGAAGATGCTGG ACCCCCAGGAGCGTGAGCGCAGGGAGCGCCGCGAGCGCATGGAGCGGGAGACCAACGGCACGGAGGACGAGGAGGGCAGGCAGAAGATCCGGGAGGAGAAAGATAAGAGCAAAGAGCTCCACGCCATCAAG GAGCGTTACCTGGGAGGGGTGAAGAAGCGGAGACGCACGCGGCACCTCAACGACCGCAAGTTCGTCTTCGAGTGGGACGCGTCGGAAGACACCTCCATCGACTACAACCCGCT CTACAAGGAGCGGCAccaagtgcagctgctgggccgGGGCTTCATCGCGGGGATCGACCTGAAGCAGCAGAAACGGGAACAGTCACGGTTCTACGGGGACCTGATGGAGAAGAGGCGGACgctggaggagaaggagcaggagga GGCTCGGCTGCGGAAGCTGCGGAAGAAGGAGGCCAAGCAGCGCTGGGACGACCGGCACTGGTCCCAGAAGAAGCTGGACGAGATGACGGACAGGGACTGGCGCATCTTCCGCGAGGACTACAGCATCACCACCAAGGGGGGCAAGATCCCCAACCCCATCCGCTCCTGGAAGGACTCCTCGCTGCCGCCCCACATCCTGGAGGTCATCGACAAGTGCGGCTACAAG GAGCCCACCCCCATCCAGCGCCAGGCCATCCCCATCGGCCTGCAGAACCGCGACATCATCGGCGTGGCCGAGACCGGCAGCGGCAAAACCGCGGCCTTCCTCATCCCGCTGCTGGTGTGGATCACCACCCTGCCCAAGATCGACCG GATTGAGGAGTCGGACCAGGGTCCCTACGCTATCATCCTGGCCCCCACCCGAGAGCTGGCCCAGCAGATCGAGGAGGAAACCATCAAGTTTGGGAAGCCCCTGGGCATCCGCACGGTGGCCGTGATCGGAGGCATCTCCCGCGAGGACCAAGGCTTCCGGCTTCGCATGGGCTGCGAG ATTGTCATCGCCACGCCGGGGCGTCTCATCGACGTGCTGGAGAACCGGTACCTGGTGCTGAGCCGCTGCACCTACGTGGTGCTGGACGAGGCGGATCGCATGATCGACATGGGCTTCGAGCCCGACGTGCAGAAGATCCTGGAGCACATGCCCGTCACCAACCAAAAACCCGACACCGACGAGGCCGAGGACCCCGAGAAGATGTTGGCCAACTTCGAGTCAGGGAAGCACAAGTACAGACAG ACCGTCATGTTCACGGCCACCATGCCGCCGGCGGTGGAGCGCCTGGCCCGCAGCTACCTCCGGCGCCCGGCCGTGGTCTACATCGGCTCCGCCGGCAAACCCCACGAGCGGGTGGAgcagaaggtcttcctcatgtcgGAGTCGGAGAAGAG GAAGAAGCTGTTGGCCATCCTGGAGCAGGGCTTCGACCCGCCCATCATCATCTTCGTCAACCAGAAGAAGGGCTGCGACGTGCTGGCGAAATCCCTGGAGAAGATGGGG TACAACGCCTGCACCCTGCACGGCGGCAAAGGCCAGGAGCAGCGGGAGTTCGCCCTCTCCAACCTGAAGGCCGGGGCCAAGGACATCCTGGTGGCCACCGACGTGGCCGGACGAGGCATCGACATCCACGACGTCTCCATGGTCGTCAACTACGACATGGCCAAGAACATCGAGG ATTACATCCACCGCATCGGGCGGACGGGCCGAGCAGGGAAGAGCGGCGTAGCCATCACCTTCCTCACCAAGGAGGACTCCACCGTCTTCTACGACCTGAAGCAGGCCATCCTGGAGAGCCCCGTGTCCTCCTGCCCGCCCGAGCTGGCCAACCACCCCGACGCCCAGCACAAGCCGGGCACCATCCTCACCAAGAAGCGGCGGGAGGAAACCATCTTCGCCTGA